Below is a genomic region from Fischerella sp. PCC 9605.
TAGTCTCCGGTATTCCTCTGCTTGGGGAACATAAGTAGAACGCCAGGCAACAAAACATAAAGCTGCTAGTCCAGCAATGCAGATGAAACTAGGGAACCACAGTTGTACCTTGCGGTTCAACCAAGATACCGTATTCTGCCAATTTATTGACGAATTTTGTATGTATTTCGATTTCTTCTTGACTTTTGGGGTATGATTGCTCCTGAAACCAGCTTGAGAGTTCCTCCTCGTGTTTTTGACGAATCTGTCTGGTAAGCTCATCTCTCCAGCTGTACGCCTGTTCTGTGTAGCTCAAATGCTCTAAGATTTCGTTTTCTAATTCACTCCTAGAACGCGATTTAAGCTCAGCTTCTAGTACTTCTCTAGGGATGCCTGCTAGAGAATATTTGGGTTGTTCGGGGGCTTTCTGGATGCCGCTATTTGAATTATTAAAGTGGGTATCCAATGTAATTACTTGCTCGTCAGAAAGTTCATCATCTATTACTTCCCAACCTCTATCCTCAATCTGTTTTACAACAGCACCAAAAGTAACTCCACGACTTTGAATGTATTGGTCTAAATGCATAGTGTCCTCCTAAGCTGCTACTTTTTTGTTTGAATAAACTTCTAGGAATTTACTGTAGGAAAATTCATCCGCAAATTCTTTATCTGATTGGAGCATTGCCTCTAGCCCTTTCTTACCTAAAGTACAGGCCTTTGTTAATAACTTGGCAATTACATAGCATTGATACCTTTTAAGTGGCATGGTATCCTCTAACTCCCCAACCTTTCCGTCAACTTTAGGAAAAGAGTTGTGATAGTCGCGTATATTTTTACTTGCCATTTTGTTGTAGATTTGGATGGTAATCTTGGAAGTTCCTAGTTTACGAGCTAACTCACTTCTAGAGGTGTATTCATCCAAATCGTCTAGTGAAAACTTGATTAATTCCTGCGTTAATTTCATAAAATACCCCTTTTTTCTTTACTCATTCTTTACCTCTACTTCTCCTCTACTTCTCCTCTACTTTTTCATCTAAACTCTTATTGGTCGTACACTAACGCTACCTATAGATAAGTAATCGTCAATTAACATTAATCTTAAGTAAATGCAAAGAAACTTAAGAAAATAAACAAAGCTATTTATGAATTTCCGGCAGTAAGCCGGCTATAACGAAGGTTTCAAGCTGGTAAAATAAAAGGAACTCAGTTAATTATTAACCTTGAATCCATATAAGCAAATCCCAAAGTGCCCATCGAGGTTACTTGGGATTTATTTTTTGTGGTTGATTATCCAACTAATCCTACGCTGATAAGTTCACTCTCAATTTTCTTCAAAACAAACCACAGATTCTGCTGACTCCACATCTTTTTACTACTCGTTAGGATACCTTTTTGATTCAATTCTGATGCCAATTCCAGCAATGTAGAGCCATTATTCCATCGCCGATAAACATCCACCAAAATGTCATATAGAGGTGTCTTCTCTAACTTCCCAGCTTTAGTTTTTCGATAGCCTATACCTACCCTACCTATATGCTGTCCTTTGACTCTTTTCGCTCCTAGAGAATCCAAAGTTCGCTCAATTATGATTTCCCGTTCCCAGTTCGCCACAGCCGTTAAGATGTTTATCACTAAACGTCCATTCGCACTGTGGGTATCTATTTGGTCACAAACAGAAATCAAGGTATACGTTTTGAAATAGTTCTCTACAAGCTCAAATAAATCTTTTGGCGATCGCGTAAGTCTATCGAGTTTGTAAACGACGATTCCATTTGCTTTTCCAGCTTCGAGTAATCCCAGAGCTTCGAGTAATTCACCTCGATTTTGTTTGGATTTACCGCTTTTGGCTGCGTCATAGAAGAAATCTACAAGGTGATGTCCGTAGAGTTCACAATATCTGGTTATACCCTCAAGCTGCACATCTTTGGTAATTGATTGTTTTGCTGTGGATGCACGACCGTAGCCGATTAAACGTAATGGTATTGTGTTAGTGGATGCACTATGTGCATCAGTAGCAGATTCAAACATATGCGATTCCTCCTGAATTCATTGGTAACTCCCCCAGCTTTGGTAGTGTAGGCTGGGGTATTTTTGTTGATTTACCAAACACCTACTAAAAACCTATGCAATACCGCATAAAGTAATGTCTCTAGCAACATTCCAAAAATTAGTTCTTCCATGTTTTGTTTATCTAACTAAAGCTAATTTTCTTTTGTGCTCATTTGATATGTAAATCCGAAATCGTTCCGGAACACCTCTTTCTCGGGCGCTTATTTTGACCTGGTGAACATCCATCAGTCCTAAACCACAGAATAGTGTTGCTTCTGTTAATTCTGTTGTGATTTCAAAACTATTGCTGGTGAATCTTATGTATTGTGTTGTCTGTGGGTCAAAGAAAAAATATCTGTTATCTAGTCGTGGTTTTAGAAGTGTCATAGCTTCTGTCCTCCAGCTTTGCCTGTAGATAACCTCTTGCCATATTGAGGTCTAATTTTCCTTCTTCATCAACGCATCTGATGACAATCTCTTGCCAAGGGATGTTTGTAGAAATGCAGATGATTGCCATCTCTCTAGCAGTTAGTGTTCTGAAAATATTTTGCATTTCCCCTCACCTATGCAACTTTCTTAGGTCTACCTCTACGTCTCTTTGGCATTGGATTTACTAAAGGGTCAGGAGTAATTTTGAGACGGACTACTTTGGTGTTTAGAACTGCTGCGTCCCAAAGCTGAAACAGCCCGGTTATGAAATCGAACAACATTAATCCTGTAAATCCAAGAACGATGTAAATGATTAATAGCGACAACATATGTACCTCCCGGTTTTCCATTTTCAAAATGGAGAACTCCTCACCACCCAGCCCTGGATTATCTAGGAACATCAGTACCAGTGGTTGCTTCGCTAGATGCAACTGTGGCGGCTTTCTTAGGCGCGTATAATTCCACAACCTCTTTAGCTGCTACCATCGGGTGCATATCCCTAACATCAATTAATTGAGTCAAGTAAGATTCCGCATGGTCTAGCAACCTTAGCTGGTCAGACTCCAAACAATCTCGTAGGTTCTGGCAGTTCTTCTGCTGTTTGAGATGTTTGGCATCTGCTCCCAAACAACCACGATATAAGGTATCTGTGACATTCTTATATATCCACTTAGTTTCACCTTCGTTCATATCAGGATGTCTCCACCAATAGTCTTTGATAGCATCTGATTCCGATCGCCTAGTTGCTTTACCTTCTAATCGTGCCTGTAGCCAAAGCTGGCGTTCTTCCTGCTCGAATTTGACCCCGAATGCATCTGAGAACAGTTGATGCAGAGATAGACCTACCAACATACGACTGAATTCAATTGCTTTTTCATTGCCCTTCAATGCCAATTCAAATAGTAGTCGTTCAAATTCAGTGAGTGGTATGGCATTAACTGCGTTTGAGTTCAATTCTGTTTTGAGTTTGACGAACTGGAAATCCTTACCCAGTAAAACTTTGACCTCTCTTGTGGCATTGTTTTTGAGTAGCGAAAACTCACCAGCTAACTGTGGTGCTGCTACATAATAATTACCTTCTTCATCCATAAGCCCCTCTATTGCCACACTCCCAATAGGGACTTGGGTGACAATTGCTTTTGTCATCTTATTTGACATATTTCTTAATTAACTGTAATTGTTTGTATTTAGTAGGTTTCAGCTTGCTATGTTTCGGTAATATTCTCGGAAACTTGGGCTTTTACTCTACTGCACGTATTATAGCATTTTGATAGCTTTGCTAACAATGGTATTATATTGATATAGAAGAAAGTGGAGAAGAAAGATGACAGAAGAAAAAGAGGAACTTGTACAGGTAAATATAAGAATGCCTGAGTCTCTAGCCAATCAAGCTAAGCTAGCGGCTAGAATAAGCGGCATGTCGTTAAACAAGTACATCATTAAAGTGCTAGATAAAGCTATCTCATTACCCTCATTAGAGGAAGAGGTAGAGCGGTTGCAGAAAGAGATAGAAGCACTAAAAAAAACACCAATTCCAGCACTGCTCCTATAGTGGCAACTACTGATGATTTGCTCAAAGATGAGGAATTTGCAAGAGCTTTGAGGATTGTATTCTCAAAATTATTAGCTGAAAAGGAGAAGAAGGAAGGTGAATGAAGATGTTAATCCAAGATGCTATTACGGGTCAAATTACACGAGGTACTATCGATAATGAGGTGATTGTAGAGCAAAGTAATATCGTGCCAGTACCAAGAGATGATGCGTTAGCGCAGTTACACACAGTGCAGCCACTCAGCGATCGCTCTATAGAAAGCTTAATCGTGGAAGCTAATCACTTGAATGATTCTATTGAAGGTAACTTTGAAACAATTCAGAGTCTCAAAGAAACAACATGGTCTGAGTGCATTCGATTAGGGGATATTCTCAACGTAATTAAATCTCAATGCCCTCATGGAGAATGGGGTAAGTTATTCAGGAAAGGCAGCTTTAAGTTTACAATTCGTACTGCTCAGCGATATATGGACTGTGCTAACAACCGCACTCTGATTGCTGAGTTTGCTGAAAAAGAAAAATCTTTGGGCATTAAGTCCATCACCAGGGCTTTGGCTGGACATCGAAAAGAATCTAACAAAAACGACACCGTGTCGCATTTGCCAGAAGATATCCAAGACGTAGAGGTTATAGAGGAACCCCAGCTACAACAAGAGTTACCAGGTTCATTCGCATTAGCTGGTAGTTATTCTCAATCGGTTTATGGTAAACCAACTGAGAATATAGAACAAGAAACACCTGAAACAACCGAAAATCGTTCTTTTATTGAGAGTGTTTTGTTTTCCAAAGGCGCGCAGATGGAAAACAAAAACCACGAAGAGAATTTTTCCGCCGCAGTTCATGGAGGATATGCACCAATTGCTGAGGAGATAAAGAGGTTAAAAGCTGAGAATCAGAGATTACAGAAAGAAAATGCCAGACTAATCGAAGAGAACACCCAGCTTAAGGCTAAATTGGATGAATACGAAAAACCAAAAGGATATAAGAAGAGATTAATAACCTATGGAGGCGTAGAAAAAAGTCTTACGGAATGGGAAGATTTTTTAGGAGTGAGATTCAGAATATCCAAAAGAATTTTCGATGGTTTAACAGAACAAGAAGCACTAGAAGTCCCCGAAAGATATCGTATTGATAAATGGAGAGAACTTACTAGAGAGGAACAATTGCAATTGATTTCCCCGGCTTTGAAATCTTTGTTAACTCCAGAACTCAAAGCTGAGGTAGCGGCTGAGCAGGTAGTTGCACTCAGTGCATCCACATCCAGCTTAACCGCCATATCATCTGAATAAAAGGTAAATGCAATCAGAGTGTCAAAAATAGCCAGATGATAACGAATAAATCATCTGGCCTTATTTTTATTTACCTTTCAAGCCGAGAATATTAGTTTTTGTTCCTAATCGTTTCATAAAATTTGTACCCATTACCACCACAATGCACTCAGTGCATCCACAATGACGCTAGTCGTTACCACCAAAATTAAACTACTGAACCAAAATTAGATTCTGGGTTCGTAGCTACAACCACAGTCATTAATCCCTCGATAGTAGAATCACTGTTATTCGTAATAGTAAATCGGGGGAATATTGCCGTACCATCTGTATGTAGGGTAACAGAGGTGTTTGGAGTAGCAGTACCAAAGACAGCAGGTGTACCAGTATCAGCACCAGCTTCACTCACAGTTCCAGAAGCGTTTACACCATATACAGCAGCAAGAGTACCGCCATTATATTTGGTAGCTTCATAGTCGTAGATTGCATAATCAAAACGTATGAATACAGCACATTCAGTTGGTGGGATTAGTCTCTGTCCGGAGATACCATCAATGAACATTTCGGAATCAGTTACGTTTGCTGTACCGCTACCGAAATACCGATATTGGGATTTATATTGATTGCGATTAAAGAAGAGTATAGCCTTATTTTGTAGGGCTAAGGTATCTTGAATAGTTACTACTGGTTGAGCCATATATTTACTCCAAAATTCGTCTTACTGCTCGCCTCTGCTGGTCACTCATTTGTGGTTCTACTTCCTGATGTGGACGCATAGGTGGTGAATTATTTTTAAAAGATTTTGCTGTTAATCTTTTCTCTTGTTCTTCGTCCAAAAGCTGACGATAACCCCAATAATCAATGCCAGATGTTTGTAGTTTATTCGTATCCCAGAGTCTTGTTATTTTAGCGATTTCTCCTTCATAAACAACATCTTCATTGTTTTCCA
It encodes:
- a CDS encoding recombinase family protein, which codes for MFESATDAHSASTNTIPLRLIGYGRASTAKQSITKDVQLEGITRYCELYGHHLVDFFYDAAKSGKSKQNRGELLEALGLLEAGKANGIVVYKLDRLTRSPKDLFELVENYFKTYTLISVCDQIDTHSANGRLVINILTAVANWEREIIIERTLDSLGAKRVKGQHIGRVGIGYRKTKAGKLEKTPLYDILVDVYRRWNNGSTLLELASELNQKGILTSSKKMWSQQNLWFVLKKIESELISVGLVG
- a CDS encoding toxin-antitoxin system HicB family antitoxin yields the protein MTEEKEELVQVNIRMPESLANQAKLAARISGMSLNKYIIKVLDKAISLPSLEEEVERLQKEIEALKKTPIPALLL